TATCAAGATGTTCATAAGcaaattttatcatctattacaatatttaatttaaacatGGAGTATGAAGCCACTTCATCCTCTCCCAAGTCACAAATCAACTTACAATATGATGTCTTTTAGAGGAAGTTAAAAAGCTTAAAAACTATGACTCTTCATGGGTAGAGTTACTCTCCTTGTGTTTCTCAAACAAACACAAGGAGAGTAATGGGAAAAAAAACCAATGTGCTCAACCAAAATTTGGAGATCAAGGTGTTAACATTAGTGGTCTCTTGTTGCATGGCAACTCAAGGTATGCTAACTTAtggggatgcttggggaatgagatgagatgagaattttgtgaataatagtaagatggtttgtgaatagtagttagataatttgaattaaatatttattgggttttggaaaaagagagaaaaagttgaataaaaaatattataaagttaaaatattgttagcaaataattttttaatattatttttgttttgagatttgaaaaagttgaattattttttgttttttatttgaaagttgaaagttggaatgattagtttgaaagtatttgtgtttgaatgatgtttggaaagaaaatgagatgggataggatgagatgggatgggatgggatgggatgggatggatGGGATGGAAAACTAATATCATTCCATCTCATCCCATATTTGTCTTTCAAGGAAAtgaaatgggatgagatgagataagatgagatactTTTTCATTTAAGAACCTTAACTATTCATGTGCATCTGCACAATGATAAAACCGGAGAAAGCTACTCACCATTCATTGCCAAATTGGCTATGGCCCCAGAAGCCACCCTAAGAATAGTTGTATTTTCTGATGAGCGCAACAGCATAAGCAAAGCATCTAAACCTCCTTCGTCTACAATCCTCTTCTGATTAATGTCTGAACAGAACACATACAGATACATTAGTTATTATGCACGACAGAAATCCTCATATTATTGACTCTCaactgagagaaaagaaacatACTAATGACCAATGCATATTCAGCCTTCAATTTAAACGCAGAAACATACTAGGAGACAGAAGGAATAAAGTGCTTTGCTATTAAAAGAGAGGCCCcctaaaagatgaaaaatgacCAAGTCTAACAAGTAACAACaaaatacaaagagattatagcctcgtttgttttcacaactcatctcaaatcatctcatctcatctaatcattacaactttcccaaattcctatacaaaataaaataaacaattcaactttttcaaatcccaaaacaaaaataatattaaaaaatatattctaacaatattttattcaacttttatctcaactcatcccatctcatctttgaaaacaaacgaggcaagTTGTAGTTGAAAAAGAAACAGACTTGCAAATGTGTACAAAATGGCTTCAACTTTCTTTATGCCAAAGAAGATATGCAAAAGTTTATTCTATTGAGTTCTTTATGtgcaaaaatttatttatctatgTACATTGGTATTTGGAATCTTATTGAAGaagttttccaaatttttttaagatttcatgTCAAATTGAGATAGCATTGAAATCCTACAAATTGTCAGAATCTAATCCATTGATATGAGTGTTCTTGTGGATGctcatattttcaaaacttcattcCAAATTCAAACTGGAGCCAACTAAAATCTGGCCCCTAAGTTGAGGCAGCATAACCAAGTTTAATTCCTGACTAGTATCTGTGAGGTTAATATAGAATTCCCGAATTCAATGTTGGCATATGAATAATTCCgtctttaattaaaatactatagAAGGTTGCTAACCATTATGCACAGTCCAAAGCGACATGTAAGGGTCATAGTAAGCTGAAAACCCCTAATGCCCGGACTGGAACCCAACAGAAGAATAGATCCTAGATTGAAACAAGTTAACCAGTTCTTAACCTTGAATGAATATTTGAGATACAAATTAAATgtgaacatatatattaatgactGTAAGGCAAATTCTTGACTCGGTTCTAATTGCAAACGAATGCTTGGATAGCAGAATAAGAATGGGTAAATCTGGAGTTTTAGttaaattggacatggaaaaggcttttgatcatgtcaattgggaatttcttctttacattcttGGGAGATTTGGTTTTGGCAAGAAGTGGTGTTCATGGATTAAACATCGTATTTCAACAGCCACATTTTAGATATTAGTGAATGGCAATCCGGTTGGCTTTTTTAACAGCTTTTGGGGTTTGAGGCAAGGAGACCCcttatctccttttctttttgtaatagtGATGGATGCACTGAGTCGTATGCTTGAAGCGGCTGTTGAAGGAAGATAGTAATGTGAAATTTTGGAATAAGGTTTGTCTTCCGGTTTCCTGTGGAGGGTTGGGAATGTGAAATTTAAGACTTTCCAATAAAGCTCtccttgggaaatggctttggaggtaTCATAATGAGAGTAATGCATTTTGGAGAAATATTGTGGATGTTAAACATGGGAGGATGTGGGGGAGTTGGTGTACGAATGAAGTAAGAGGGATGCttggggtgggtttgtggaagtcTATTCGGCTGGGATGGGGGGACTTTGCCAAGAATACTAAATTCAAGGTGGGGGGATGGGGCAAAGATCCATTTTTGGCATGACACTTGGTGTGGGGATTCACCTCTTAAGGTTGTTTTCCCTAATCTCTTCAGGATTGCTAGAGATAAAGGGGCTGCAGTGGCTGAGTCCTATCACTTTTCTAACAATATGATTTGCTGGATTGTGGAATTTACTAGAGATGTGCAGGATTGGGAAGTATGTGAAGTTTCAGAATTATTAggaagattatatgagatgaagcTTGATCAGAACAGGGAGGACAGTTTTGTGTGTGTGCATACAGTTAATTCCAGATTTTCTGTGAGTTCTTTTTACAAGGCATTAACCAGACATGGGGAGATTATCCATGGAAATGTATTTGGAGAGCCAAGGTGCCTAGTAAGGTTGCTTTCTTCTGCTGGCTGGTGTCTCTTGGGAAAATACTACCATTGACAgcttgaggaagagaggtttTCAGGTGGCTGAATGGTGTTTTGTGTGTaagaaggatggtgaatctATTGATCATCTTTTCCTTCGTTGTGAGGTGGCGACATcgttgtggaatgagatttttgcaAAGGTTGGCATTTTCTGGGTGATGCCTATGCATGTGGTGGATTTCTTTGTATGCTGGCCAGGTATTGAGGGGAGAAGTAACAACACTGCTGTGATGAAGATGATTCCCTGTGCTTACTTTGGTATTTATGGTTAGAAAGGAATGGGAAGTGCTTTGATTATTGTGAATGTTCTATAGGGGAACTTAGGGAGTTTTTCCTTAGTACTTTAAGcttttgggtgaagaatcttGTAAGGAATGGGAATGATTGTAATGTTTTGCTTTTGTTGTATTCTGCTTTAGCTTGTAAGTAGGTGTTCTcatttgtatacatcctgtgtacttgtgcctatttacttggagtaaaatttatcttcttaactataaaaaaaaaaaaaaaaaaaatgactgtAAGGCTTTCCTTGTTGTGTTCCTTATTGCACAACTTAAGAGATATTAACCCTTGTGTGTGAGGAAAGAATATTCTCGGTACGCATTTCAACGCTGTTAGTACATAGAAACTAATCTCTTAAAAATTTCCtctatattatcattttttatcaaGTGAAAGAAATATTCAATATCTATACAATGGAAAGctaaaatttaaggaaaatgccactaagaagaaatatttcataCCCAAATGAAGCAGGGatgataagagaaaaagttgCACAAGGACTCAATAAATGTAACATCAGATTCTTTGAAAGACAAATATGTCAACATAATTTCATCCACAGAGAAATTATAGGCAAATTGAACTGCACCTTCAGCAGCCAGATTGGCAACCACCTTCACACCATGAATTTGTACGTCTGAGTCTTCAGATGCCAATAATTGTAAAATCTTTTGAAGCCCAACTGAATTTATGAAGTCAAACACTTGTAAAGCATAATATCATAGAAGTCAAAacgaagaaaaaataagaacttGTCAAAGTTTATCTGGCCCTACTACTGATAAAATCTTACCTTCTTCACATATCTTGGCAATTGTGGCCCTCTGACGAGAGAGAGTCCCTCTTAATTGATTTGATCTGTATGAACCTGATCGGTTCCCAAATTCCGaagattgtttatttatatcTTCCTTTGCATAAGATGTCTTGtcctataaatatttttcagatgtgagaacctaaaatactaataaaagaTTTTGATATATAGAAAGCATGAAACAACTGACCTCAAAATCATTATCATTTTCAGGTACagccctctttagtttaaccaGCTCATTTTCAATAGCCTTTCTCTGCTTCTCTTCCTCTGAAAGTCTTTGACTTAcagaatcaagtttttcatttaGAGTTGCCttttcacaaaacaaaacaaaaatattattaatgctTAAGTCTCAAGTAAATACAAACAATAAATGTTACATTACCAAAGTCAAGATAAGCATACTAAGTGAATCTACACTTTGGAAAGAGAGAACTTAAAACCAAACCCATCTGGCTTGGCATGTCAGCGATACCTTCTCTTCCAATAGGTCTTTATTCTCTGATTTCAGTAACTGTAGCTCATGTAAAGTATTTTCTTGTAGCTGATACATTTCTTGAAACTTCAACTCGAGTTCATCACTCTCTTTCTGCCCCTGgattttgaaacaaataagaataataagaagGATGAAGAATGGATTATCAGCACTAGGAAGAGCTGAAGAGTTAGTTGCATTGTGAAAGAGTTTTCCACTCCCAAGATAACTGTAGTAACACTGAGATTCAAGAGGAACACTGCCATGGGTTTGTGATGTTTGGAACTTGTAAGAGGTGCCCAATAGGGTTATCTCAAAGTAAAATCAATACATGACTGAGGTGCCAACGTCTTCAGCATGGACATATTGATCTTTACAGAAATAGAGAAGAATTGCTAATTTAAGAGCatgctaattaattagcatttttttataagtaatcaagaaattttattcatagcaaaagaaggcatagcccaagtatacaagatgTATACATAAGAAGTACCTAACTAGAgtttaaattaatgaaaagaacTAAAGAAATAACATCGATGGATAAGGAGTAAAAACTAACATCTGTCAATAAGAAGTCAAAAGAAGTAACAATTACAGAGCTGAAATTTGCATGTTGCTCCAAAACCTTTAACAAAGAAAACTGTTAATTCACTATCATGAGTAGACATATTTAGCCAACCATGCTCTGTTATGTGCACGCATATGTATCCAAGTTCTTTATTGATCAAATCTCCTGTCATATCCTTTCACCTTAAATTAAGGATGGCACGGTTTAACAAAAGTAATTTATCCAAGTTCTTAATTGCTCAAATCTCCTGCCAAACCTTAAGTTTGATCTTTATGGTGACAGACTTTACTGAGTGATTATGAGAAAATGAGACATGCAGATGGAAGATGTAAAAAAAGGAGCACAACTGAAGTTCTAAGAATCCCTGTGCACTTTTTAATAAGGGTAATTCGGACATTCAATGCAGGGTGATAAGTTCCTGAGAGTTTTAATGTATGGAGAAATTGCCGTGACCAAAGGAAATCCTTAAAGagataaaactttttaaaatcatcaataccCTCCTTTCAGCTTTTTTAAGAAAGACATTtaaatgcatgaaaaaaatctGTGTTGCCAACAACGCATTTAAATGGTGTGTATCATTATCAATATGACCCAAAAAAACCTTTCCTTAAGAGGGGTGGGGgaaaggattttctttttataaaaaaatcacgaCTTGttataacaaaaacaatatgGGAGAAAAGCTGAACCTAAAACTCAGGATATAAAACTCAATATGAACTAATTTGTAATAGAGATAAAATAACCTGTATTGTCTTTTGATGATCACTTAGGAGCCTCTTTGCCAAGTCTAATTGTTCCTCTGCAACTTCAAAATGGGCATGCTCATCCTGTAACTGCTTAACTAGCTCtgctattttcttttcataaatctGAGTGGTGCCTGCAAGGGCCTTCTGATGTCTAGAATTTTCCATGTGATGATTCTGCTAGTGGCAAAAAGAAGCATAAGAATTTGTGATCCTGTTGCAAAATTGGTGGTAAGATTTCAATGTTTTACTATACAATGCAGTTTGGCATGAACAGAAGTGTCAaagaaaatcagaaaacaaTAACTTTAGTCCATTGCAAGTAGAACAAGTAACACATGCATAAGCCACATTTGAAGcattccaaaaattaaaaatcccaCCTACGACAAACCAGAAATAGTTAAGCCTAAAAGCAAAGTTAGGGCAAAAACATAAGAACCATCCTTTTTCATGGTCAATCTAAAAATTACAAACCTGAATTGACTTTTGATTCTCACTCAGGAGTTTCTTCATCAAGTCTAATTGTTCCTCCACACTTTCAGACTGTGCACGTTCATCTTCTATCTGTTTAATCAACTCAGATATCTTCTTCTCATACATCTGTGTGGTATCAGCCAGTACTTTCTGATACGTAGCCTTTTCAAGTTGCTGTTGCTACTAACAATCAAACAGCAGTGTAAATGCTCGTGCCCATATGAAAAGATTTTTGCATAGATAACATTAATAAATGATACGAAAAGAAGCTTATGGTGAACAAAACAGCAAATTATGCTATATATTAGCATCTTAAAAGTAATGATAAGAGAAACCATACATACAATTATCTCATAAGAGGAGCACAAGAATATACAACCAAGTTCATTTTCAGTTGatcaatagaaaaattaaattgcatggcatcaattaattgaaaataaaacctAGTACATCGATTGTCAGGGGAAGAGAGAACCCAATAGGCAAACAAACactaactcaaaaaaaaaaaaaggaaaatacctTGCTATTTCTTAAATTCATTTCTAGGTGGGCAACTTTTTCTTGCATCAAATTGTTAAGATCTTTCTGATAGTTCAATTCATTTATGTTGCGTTTCATCTCCGATtccaaatgaatattttccttttccaaaaacTGCAAAGCATGTACAAGATAttagtaagaaaataataattatgagATTTTACTGCAAAAGCATTTCAGTGCAgcatttataactatatatacgaCAGACAAGTTAGATGATTAAAATGTGAGAGAAAGTAAGCATATTGCTAGACATCAAAGACCGGTATTTGACTAACCAATAGTGCAAAAGATTCCAGCCAAAAAGATTGCAACTATATATGAGCAGGAAAGACAACCTACCTCAGACCTTGTGACTAGAATTTTATTTGCTTCAGCAAAATTTTCCCGACACTCTCTGAGCTGTTTTTCCAATTCATACTTGTCATCGTCTCTCAACTTTTGTTGCCTTTCGATGTCAGCAGTTAGATTGTCTACTTGGTTCTCAAGCTTCCGGCATAAACTTTCATAATCAAATTCTTCTTTGACCTTTACAGTGTTTACTATTCTCATTGCCTACAAAAGAAATAAGTTATTAGCTGGCATGATATGCAATTACTGTTGAGTGAGCTTGATAATCCACATTTAGAGTAAAACCATCCAAAAAGGAAACCAAACTGAGCCCTAGAAATGACATATCAAGTCAAAATGAGGGTTTGAACAAGAAAACCATCATTTCCCTCGTCTTCCAATTGCCATGATGTATGAGCAGGGGTCCACGGCCCCCCTGGTCCTCCACTGGCCATGGCCCCCTGGGGGCCAAATTAGGTGCACCCCCATTGTTGTCAGACAACCAGGAGGTGCCCCCAGGTTTTACATCTGTGTATGAGAACCTGGTTTCAACAGGAAGAGAAACTAATAGCAGCAATGATTAATCTGAAATGGGAAAGTTAAGCATTGCACTGGAGTTTAGTGCTAACAAACCCATGCTAATCCTTTAGGCCGATGTTTACTGTGCATGAAGTTTGTAGGTTCCAAGAATTAGCAAATTGAAGCATACTCTAGGGAAAAAAGTAAACTTTGAttgcttttgttttcatatGTTACAACAGTTCTAGGAGGATTTTTCAACTGCCTTCCGAGCATCACTGTCACAGATACTACAGCAACGACTAAATTCTTCCCTAATTTAAGCACAACTTACTTGCTCTTCAATGGAAGCTAGGCCATCAAGGACACAGCAGAATGCATACTTCACTAAAATCAGATGCCAATATCAATATAGTCTTTCCAATTATTAGTTTATACGAGCCACATAAAGCTTACATGGAAAATAAATGCTGCATTTGATTaggtaaaaaaaagaaaaaaaagaaatcaacacAAACTTtagtctttattttatttttttatccattaTAACGCTGATCAAGTCCAAGAAAAGATGCACAGGAGAAATATTATTGGAGCATTGACTTTTTTGTAATCAGATCAATACATCCATAACAATAATGTTATGTATCGGAGAATTTTGGATTCACGGCAATAATAGAGAGTGGGAGAGAGATAGAGGTCAGTAGAGATCAATCACATGAAACAGCTAtagatttacaggatttatccAACACACCCGCTGTCCAAACATTATTGTGCTAGCTGTCTCTGCATGGTGTCGTGCAGATGGCCCAATTGTTATTATAAGTGAAGTCCTTGCTGTGCCTATTTCAAGAAAAGGCTTAGGGTAACTAGAAATTCTCGGTGTCATCAGATACTAAATATTAAGAGCAGcaccaaacaaatatataaaaagaggcTACCTCCAAATGAGTCACGAAGCAATCTTGTCAGTTTTGAATCCCTAGTAGGTATATGTGGGCTGTTTTCAGCCAATGCATTTATACATTTTCCAAGAGAACTAAGGGAAAGATTAATAAACTTAGCCTCTTCAAGTAGGACGCCTTCACTTCCTGCAACATGagaaaataatatgtaaattcTTGGAGGATTACAAGTATCATGAAAAGGATGCAATTTTCACGTTTACTACTTACAAAAAccacatcatttaaaaaagtatGATTACAGAAGACTCGTATCACACACATAACATTCACCCATATCCCAGTAACAAcatcaataataaaacaatacataaattatagGAACCAACAAGGCAAAATACGTGGAAACATCTCAGAAATATGTTAAGGTTGAGAGCTGTTCCTAAAAACAGGTTGAAATGAAATTCAGAGGTAATATGAAACCAAAACGGTAACATTTAAATGAAATCAAAGACCAACCAGATTTGTCAATCCTTTCAGATCCAGCGAGATCCACAATCAGCAACTTGCTTTTCCGGACAATAGGTATGTCTTTACCATCAAATAAATCACTTATACTCCCCTTCTCTTGAGAATTTATcccaaaatttactttttcattgACAGCTCTTCGAATATGAACCTACAAAAAGAAAGGTTTGAGATGTTCATTATACAATAGTAATTGAGAAGGTCTGAAATCCTGGAAAATACCCACCATTAAAATTGCATGACTACGAGAAGATTCCGTATTCATCTTTGTATTAGCTGCATGACGGTTTCCCTCACCAACTTGCAGTAGCTGTAGAAAATTATCAAGATCTTGAATTTTAACAACTGTGGCACCAGGCAATGACACTTCACCAGTCTTCGGGTCCTCATTAATAGGAATATTAGTCTTTTCTGGTGCAAGCAAATCTTGTATAGATTCCTTATACAGCTGGAGGGACAATAAAAAATAGCGAGTCATTgaaaatcacaacaataaaCATGCACAATTGTTTATGCAGTCTGATAATAAGGACCAGAGTCAGCAAGGAAATGGTGAAAAGTGCCTATGAAAATGGCTACATCTGATGCGCATGAAATCCATCTTCACTATACCACATTGGAAATTCAACAGTAGAGGTGAAAGTATCAGGCCCCTATTTTCTCAATTCAACACATTTTTTCTGCACAATAAAAATCTTTCAAGAGGAAAGGGTGTAGACTAGCACCCAGGAAGAAGTCCACAATAGATACAAAACAGTACAAACTAAACGAAGACCTAGAATCTAAGAATGTAAAGATCCAAAATCACTGAGAAAGGGTGTGAAGTGATTCAGTGAAACCCCTCTAAAGCCCTCATCCAATTGAAAATTCATCACATTACATATCTAAAGTTCTGTTTAATGTGTTCCAGGTTTGTCTATGACCTTCGAAAATTGAAGCGAGCCTATTGAAGAATATAGAAGTACTTGAAAACGTAGGTGCCTGGTACAGAATATGAAAGCACCTTCTTGAAAACATCATCTCAAAAATCCTGTACAATACACAGACACAAGTCTCAGCGCAGCACTTCATACCTGAAAATAGGAGACCTCGATAGTATCAGAAGAAGTGGATATATTGCCAATAATGTCTTCAAGGGCTCTAAGCATAATACCTCGCCCAGCTGCATCACCCTTGCCCAGTTTTCCAAGTGTGTAAGTTTTACCGGTACCTGTTTGACCGTAAGCCATAATTGTCCCATTATATCCATTCAAGACACTCTGCAAAAGTATATCAAAATTGACTTCAAATATTAACCTACCATTCCATTCAAGCTATTTCAAAACTTATTACTTGTGTTACAATGAAAAAGGGAAGAGAAAGTTGGGTTAAATTGACCAATTAAAATGACTACTCCATCCCCAACTGTGTCTTATGTTGGAGATTCACAGAGCCTAGTCTCGCTCAATTGATGCATATAATTACAAATGGTCTCCAAATCCCCCTTTCTAATTTAAACTGCTTTGTTTTAGGGAATTTAAGTTTATATAAAGTAAGGGCGACCAACTTTAGGATTTTAATGCTCCGACTTTTTACAAATTGACACTAACTCTTAGATGGACAAAATTACTGACACTCAATCAGGATGGGGAGGGTATAATTAGACTAAATatactcatacacattaaacatCCATGAAGTCACGCACAAAgaacatttcaaatttttcacaAAGTCAACTTCAAATTCTAAATTGCTAGTCTAATTTGGAATTTAAGTTTCAGCGCAAGAACTCCCCTGTGAAGCTGCATGATCAGTAAATAGTTCTAAAAACTGCAACTTGAAATatccttttcaattttcatttaccTCAACTACTGGTTTTGCAACCACTTCATAAACACGCTTTTGAGAGGCAGTTTCTGTAAAAACTTCATCAAATCTGTAAGACTCAGAACTCCAGTTATTCTTCCTCAACTTTAACCGCTTCAGCTACAACGAAGCAACCAAAAAGAAACACGAGGAACAGTTTCGATGAGTCCAAACGTTCTGGTAGCTAAGTTGGTTAAACAGATGAAacattgggggggggggggggggggggaatataGGAATATTCAACATTAGGTGGAACATATATATCACCTCTGGTTGTAACTCAACACAATCAGAAAAATCATCATCTGAAAGTACATCTTCGTCATTTTTTGGTCGAAGTCTGACAGCAACTCTGACCCTTCCAGGATCTGTGGTAAAGATTAAACTCAAGAAGTTCATAAATACAACTATCAACCTATCTTTGAACCAGTAATCACATAAATGTAGCAGGGAAATAGTTTTTGCTTTGTTCAGGGAAGCAAAAGTATGCACAAAGAGGCAACTATCACTGTTTTGGCCTTATAATCAATCTAACAAACTTGCTTATAAGCTCATTTTTGAACATTCAATAGCTTAAGAACCATGATGACAAGCTAGTTCTTCTTGATGTCTATGTATATTCCACCGATTGGTTTATAACATATAACCGAGTTACGTTTAATATTAGAAAACAGTTTGCACAGCAATCAAATATTCTGCCCACATGGTTAAAAACGATTTAAACCAGGACGGTTATACTTGCTATTAACTCACGAACAACTTGCTACTGACTCaaactttttcccttttctcaaGAATAGCTTTATATCTTTGACCATGGTCCAGGGTAAAAACGAAGGAACTCGGTGGTTCTTCACAACAGgcttcatttatttctattgaGCCAAATATTCTAAGATGTTCATAGAACTATGTGGGAAGTAACGTTTTGTGTGCTTTAATTCAATATGAGACTGACAAgtttaattcaaaacttttttctgTCTCTTGCACATCGAATATTTAGATGTATCTCTGATGCTCGAAATTTAGCAAAGGGCAATTGTTCCCACTCGCTTTTCAGCATTATATCCATTCAAATGATACACGTCTCCCAAATCTTCGAGCAGCCGCATAGGTacagggaaaaagaaaaggcctAAACGAATATCTGTAAACTCGCATCCCAAAAGGCAAAAAACCAAAAGCCAGCTTAACCCAGTCGTGCAATGTAAACAACACAATATAAATAGTGAAAAAATGAAAGgacttgaaattcaaaattcataTTAAGTACATTCAGAGCGAGGCGGGGGTAGGGGGAGAGGGActggggagggagagagagagagagagagagaccttcgTCGGCTTGAAAAGAGTGAGCTCGGGAAGTTGGCGTGACAGAGCGTCTGGAAGCGG
Above is a genomic segment from Juglans microcarpa x Juglans regia isolate MS1-56 chromosome 1D, Jm3101_v1.0, whole genome shotgun sequence containing:
- the LOC121263625 gene encoding kinesin-like protein KIN-UC isoform X3, producing MASRSSSNRSDRQPLSGRTKPTSASRRSVTPTSRAHSFQADEDPGRVRVAVRLRPKNDEDVLSDDDFSDCVELQPELKRLKLRKNNWSSESYRFDEVFTETASQKRVYEVVAKPVVESVLNGYNGTIMAYGQTGTGKTYTLGKLGKGDAAGRGIMLRALEDIIGNISTSSDTIEVSYFQLYKESIQDLLAPEKTNIPINEDPKTGEVSLPGATVVKIQDLDNFLQLLQVGEGNRHAANTKMNTESSRSHAILMVHIRRAVNEKVNFGINSQEKGSISDLFDGKDIPIVRKSKLLIVDLAGSERIDKSGSEGVLLEEAKFINLSLSSLGKCINALAENSPHIPTRDSKLTRLLRDSFGGTARTSLIITIGPSARHHAETASTIMFGQRAMRIVNTVKVKEEFDYESLCRKLENQVDNLTADIERQQKLRDDDKYELEKQLRECRENFAEANKILVTRSEFLEKENIHLESEMKRNINELNYQKDLNNLMQEKVAHLEMNLRNSKQLEKATYQKVLADTTQMYEKKISELIKQIEDERAQSESVEEQLDLMKKLLSENQKSIQNHHMENSRHQKALAGTTQIYEKKIAELVKQLQDEHAHFEVAEEQLDLAKRLLSDHQKTIQGQKESDELELKFQEMYQLQENTLHELQLLKSENKDLLEEKATLNEKLDSVSQRLSEEEKQRKAIENELVKLKRAVPENDNDFEDKTSYAKEDINKQSSEFGNRSGSYRSNQLRGTLSRQRATIAKICEEVGLQKILQLLASEDSDVQIHGVKVVANLAAEDINQKRIVDEGGLDALLMLLRSSENTTILRVASGAIANLAMNEQNQGLIIDKGGAQLLAKTASKTDDPQTLRMVAGALANLCGNEKLLLLLKEDGGVKALLGMVRSGSSDVIAQVARGLANFAKCESRGIIQAGHRTGRSLLMDDGALAWLIANSNTASASTRRHIELALCHLAQNEDNSKDFISSGGVKVLFGISEESSREDIRNLAKKSLRLNSSLQAEMHMQW
- the LOC121263625 gene encoding kinesin-like protein KIN-UC isoform X4, with the translated sequence MASRSSSNRSDRQPLSGRTKPTSASRRSVTPTSRAHSFQADEDPGRVRVAVRLRPKNDEDVLSDDDFSDCVELQPELKRLKLRKNNWSSESYRFDEVFTETASQKRVYEVVAKPVVESVLNGYNGTIMAYGQTGTGKTYTLGKLGKGDAAGRGIMLRALEDIIGNISTSSDTIEVSYFQLYKESIQDLLAPEKTNIPINEDPKTGEVSLPGATVVKIQDLDNFLQLLQVGEGNRHAANTKMNTESSRSHAILMVHIRRAVNEKVNFGINSQEKGSISDLFDGKDIPIVRKSKLLIVDLAGSERIDKSGSEGVLLEEAKFINLSLSSLGKCINALAENSPHIPTRDSKLTRLLRDSFGGTARTSLIITIGPSARHHAETASTIMFGQRAMRIVNTVKVKEEFDYESLCRKLENQVDNLTADIERQQKLRDDDKYELEKQLRECRENFAEANKILVTRSEQQQLEKATYQKVLADTTQMYEKKISELIKQIEDERAQSESVEEQLDLMKKLLSENQKSIQNHHMENSRHQKALAGTTQIYEKKIAELVKQLQDEHAHFEVAEEQLDLAKRLLSDHQKTIQGQKESDELELKFQEMYQLQENTLHELQLLKSENKDLLEEKATLNEKLDSVSQRLSEEEKQRKAIENELVKLKRAVPENDNDFEDKTSYAKEDINKQSSEFGNRSGSYRSNQLRGTLSRQRATIAKICEEVGLQKILQLLASEDSDVQIHGVKVVANLAAEDINQKRIVDEGGLDALLMLLRSSENTTILRVASGAIANLAMNEQNQGLIIDKGGAQLLAKTASKTDDPQTLRMVAGALANLCGNEKLLLLLKEDGGVKALLGMVRSGSSDVIAQVARGLANFAKCESRGIIQAGHRTGRSLLMDDGALAWLIANSNTASASTRRHIELALCHLAQNEDNSKDFISSGGVKVLFGISEESSREDIRNLAKKSLRLNSSLQAEMHMQW